The genomic stretch GTGAAGCAGCCCAAACCATGGTTGTTGGATTTGCCGATATGTTTCTGCCTGCTGTAATTGGTAGCGGCATAGAAAGTGAATTAACTCGCTTTATCATCGCTTGTGTTTCGGTTACGCAATTAATTTACATGTCAGAGATGGGTGGATTGCTTCTTGGTTCGAAACTTCCGATTAGCATTTTCGATTTGATCATTATTTTTCTCATTCGTACATGCATTACTTTGCCGATCGTTGTTGGTATCGCACACGTCATCTTTTAATAGAAAGGAGCATTCTAGTGGATTTTATAGATGAGCATCATGATGAAATCTTTAAAACCTATGAAGAACTGCATCAACTGGCTGAAGCAAGTTGGCAGGAAAAGAAAACAGCGCAATATTTAAAAGAAAAGTTATCACGCGCTGGATATCAAATCCACACCTTTGAAGGACACTTTGGCTTTGTTGCAGAGTTTAATCGAAAGAGCGCTCAAGTCATTGCGCTTCGTGCCGATATGGATGCATTAATTCAAGAAGTGGAGGGCATTGTGAAGCCGAACCATTCATGTGGGCATGACGCACATAGTACGATGGTGTTATTTGCTGCGCTCTCCCTTATCAACCAACCTATGAAGCACACCATTCGGTTTATTTTTCAACCAGCGGAAGAAACGGCTGAAGGGGCATTGAAAATGATCGAGGAGCAGGTGCTAAAAGATGTTGTCTTTCTCGGAGGTATTCACTTACGTCCGGCGATGGAAATCCCTTTAGGAAAAGCAGCGCCTGTTATTTCTCATGGATCAACAACGAGTATAAAGGGATGGATTAAAGGTGTACCTTCTCACGCTGCTCGGCCAGAAAAGGGTAATAACCCACTCGAAGCAGCCGCGGCTATAATTCAAGCTCTAAAACAAATCCGTTTAGACGTACCAGATGCTTATTCGGTGAAAATCACTGAACTTCATGGCGGTGAAGCTGCCAATTCAATACCATCGAAAGCTCGGTTCACACTGGACCTAAGAGCAAGATCAAACGAGACGATGACACAACTTATTGAGCAAACGAATCACGTCATTACAAAAGTGGGCGAGTTAACGAAAACAGAAATCACTTCCACCGCTGCCGAATTTTCCCCTGCCGCTGTGAAACATGCACTAGCCATTGACCTTGCGACAAAAGCAATAAGCGCCACTTTAGGTCGCGAAAACGTTGTATCAGAATGCGCATCACCAGGAGCGGAAGATTTTCATTTCTATTCGTTGAAACACCCTTCAGTCGCTTCAACTATGATTGGACTAGGTTGTAACCTACTGCCTGGATTGCATCATCCGAACATGCATTTTAACAAGGAAGCCTTAATGGATGGAACGAAGATTCTAATCCAATTACTTTTAGAAGCTGATCAACAGAACTGGCTAGAAAGAAGGTAGCAAAATGAAGACACAACCACTTATGATTCGTACCCTTCATTCTGTGGAAGAACTTGAAGAAGTTAGACGTTTAGAAACAATTGTATGGAGTTTTGATGACTCCGTTCCGGTCAATCAAAGCATGGCAGTCGTGAAAAATGGCGGATTTATTTTAGGAGCTTTTTATGAAGAACAACTCATCGCTTTTCAATATAGCTTTCCAGGATATGATGGCAAGAAGGTCTATCTCGTTTCTCAGAGTTTAGGAAT from Bacillus sp. Cs-700 encodes the following:
- a CDS encoding amidohydrolase: MDFIDEHHDEIFKTYEELHQLAEASWQEKKTAQYLKEKLSRAGYQIHTFEGHFGFVAEFNRKSAQVIALRADMDALIQEVEGIVKPNHSCGHDAHSTMVLFAALSLINQPMKHTIRFIFQPAEETAEGALKMIEEQVLKDVVFLGGIHLRPAMEIPLGKAAPVISHGSTTSIKGWIKGVPSHAARPEKGNNPLEAAAAIIQALKQIRLDVPDAYSVKITELHGGEAANSIPSKARFTLDLRARSNETMTQLIEQTNHVITKVGELTKTEITSTAAEFSPAAVKHALAIDLATKAISATLGRENVVSECASPGAEDFHFYSLKHPSVASTMIGLGCNLLPGLHHPNMHFNKEALMDGTKILIQLLLEADQQNWLERR